The Bacillota bacterium genome contains a region encoding:
- a CDS encoding PDZ domain-containing protein, whose product MNFKELKKHYLPYVAVAVISALISSFVVIQYAQNRPLYASENGAPQAAQPVQVAVAGPMATAARALGENTIADVAERVSKAVVNIDTKRVVKVTMSDFPFFDDPFFRQFFQVPDSRPRTVPAQGSGFIIRSDGYILTNKHVIEKAKEIKVTLGDGREFDGKVVGADPLYDFAVVKINARNLPTVTLGDSDKIRPGDWAIAIGNPLGLQHTVTAGIISGLARSLEDPRETGSYIQTDAAINPGNSGGPLVNIRGEVVGINTAIIPSAQGIGFAIPINQPKAVIDDLINKGKVTRPWVGITMQELTKELADYFGLPDTQGVVVTDVVPGSPAEKHGLQRGDVLKEVDYKKITSAKQVQDLVRTKRIGDKVLFRVWRDGGYRYVTVVIGEMPTSLPSSESQNE is encoded by the coding sequence ATGAACTTTAAAGAGCTAAAGAAACACTACCTGCCCTATGTGGCAGTGGCAGTGATAAGCGCATTGATCAGCTCGTTTGTGGTCATACAGTATGCTCAGAACAGGCCACTTTACGCAAGCGAGAACGGGGCCCCTCAAGCGGCCCAGCCGGTCCAGGTAGCGGTGGCGGGCCCCATGGCGACAGCCGCGAGAGCGCTTGGTGAGAATACCATCGCCGACGTGGCGGAGCGGGTATCCAAAGCTGTTGTAAACATCGATACTAAGAGGGTCGTAAAGGTAACGATGTCGGATTTCCCATTCTTCGACGACCCGTTCTTCCGGCAGTTTTTCCAGGTCCCGGATAGCAGGCCTAGGACCGTGCCGGCCCAGGGCTCCGGGTTCATAATCAGGTCGGACGGCTACATCCTGACCAATAAGCATGTGATAGAAAAGGCAAAGGAGATCAAGGTCACGCTCGGCGACGGCCGGGAGTTCGACGGCAAGGTGGTCGGCGCTGACCCGCTTTACGACTTCGCGGTTGTCAAGATCAACGCCAGGAACCTGCCCACTGTGACGCTTGGCGATTCCGACAAGATCCGGCCGGGCGACTGGGCAATCGCCATCGGTAACCCTCTCGGCCTCCAGCACACAGTCACGGCCGGGATTATAAGCGGGCTGGCGCGTTCGCTCGAGGACCCGCGGGAAACCGGCAGCTATATCCAGACGGACGCGGCCATCAATCCGGGCAACAGTGGAGGTCCACTAGTTAACATCCGCGGCGAGGTCGTAGGGATCAACACGGCAATCATCCCCTCAGCGCAGGGTATCGGCTTTGCGATCCCGATCAACCAACCCAAGGCCGTGATCGATGATTTGATAAATAAGGGTAAAGTGACAAGGCCATGGGTCGGGATCACCATGCAGGAGCTTACTAAAGAGCTGGCGGACTACTTCGGCCTCCCAGATACGCAGGGGGTCGTAGTGACAGATGTGGTTCCCGGCAGCCCTGCCGAAAAACATGGTCTCCAGCGCGGCGACGTCTTGAAGGAAGTCGACTACAAGAAGATCACCAGCGCAAAGCAGGTCCAGGACCTGGTCCGCACAAAGCGAATAGGAGACAAAGTGCTCTTCCGGGTCTGGAGAGATGGTGGGTATAGATATGTGACCGTGGTAATCGGCGAAATGCCGACCTCCCTGCCAAGCTCGGAGTCTCAGAACGAATAA
- a CDS encoding DUF4367 domain-containing protein, protein MDRRSDGGTMMEVQPGRHTLIATLIIALLLVVALFCIVILSFPAPGGATAAPAPSPRDLVKRSMEDGPSVSYEGTQVVVYWFAGGSTACLTRIVHSRPNFTRIEYLPSAGQSYRVVVSDGRFTWRYEPSLRVVFRSPCPPSGPNREDADGPGKSGPAGDDDFDLLERNYRFTLLGMDYVAGRQTYVIGIIPRREGNPAKKIWVDSQYPLILRSEDYNSDGALYVLSYFLRIKLLKKIPDEIFQFRIPRGVKVIPQPGEEGVLPVERLKGLVSFNISLPGEVPPGYVLKGGRLTDLDSEIKGVHLLYTDGLNTISFFERPLPPGTSTGASTSAGPGATDRAKVIPGGARELKVNGVPAQLSNRNDAKVLHWEVRGYSFALIGDVSDETLMRIAGSVSAPSPEKEGNVASGDEQKVFEGPIWRFLMGIFIFRD, encoded by the coding sequence GTGGACAGGAGATCTGATGGTGGGACCATGATGGAGGTTCAGCCAGGGCGACATACCCTTATCGCTACCCTTATTATAGCTCTGCTCCTTGTCGTGGCTCTATTTTGCATCGTAATCCTGTCGTTCCCCGCGCCCGGCGGAGCAACTGCCGCCCCGGCGCCATCCCCGCGCGATCTCGTAAAGCGCTCCATGGAGGACGGGCCTTCCGTATCCTATGAAGGGACCCAGGTGGTGGTCTACTGGTTCGCAGGGGGGAGCACGGCCTGCTTAACGAGGATAGTCCACAGCAGGCCAAACTTCACGCGGATCGAGTACCTCCCATCCGCAGGCCAGAGCTACAGGGTCGTCGTGAGCGACGGGAGATTCACATGGCGCTACGAGCCTTCCCTGCGCGTGGTCTTCCGGAGTCCGTGTCCCCCATCAGGGCCAAACAGAGAGGATGCAGATGGGCCCGGGAAATCAGGACCAGCAGGAGACGATGATTTCGATCTCCTGGAGCGAAATTACAGGTTCACGTTGCTGGGGATGGATTATGTCGCTGGAAGGCAAACATATGTTATAGGGATCATCCCAAGGCGCGAGGGGAACCCGGCGAAAAAAATATGGGTGGACTCGCAGTACCCGCTGATCCTGAGGTCGGAGGATTATAACTCTGATGGAGCGTTATACGTGCTTTCCTATTTCCTACGTATAAAGTTGCTCAAGAAGATACCCGATGAAATCTTCCAGTTCAGGATTCCAAGGGGCGTCAAGGTCATACCCCAACCCGGCGAGGAAGGCGTCCTGCCCGTCGAGAGGCTGAAGGGGCTGGTTAGCTTCAATATCTCGCTCCCGGGGGAAGTGCCGCCCGGCTATGTCTTGAAGGGCGGGCGGTTGACAGACCTGGATTCAGAGATTAAAGGGGTCCACTTATTATATACCGATGGCCTGAACACTATATCGTTCTTTGAAAGACCCCTTCCTCCCGGCACCAGCACAGGCGCGAGCACGAGCGCGGGCCCTGGAGCCACGGACAGGGCCAAGGTGATCCCGGGGGGAGCTCGCGAGCTCAAGGTGAACGGGGTGCCAGCCCAGTTGAGCAACAGGAACGACGCCAAGGTTCTCCACTGGGAGGTCCGGGGCTATAGCTTCGCGCTGATAGGGGATGTAAGTGATGAGACTTTGATGAGGATAGCGGGGTCTGTTAGCGCGCCCAGTCCTGAAAAGGAGGGGAATGTGGCGAGCGGCGACGAGCAAAAGGTTTTTGAGGGACCAATCTGGAGATTTCTCATGGGAATCTTCATATTTCGGGATTGA
- a CDS encoding sigma-70 family RNA polymerase sigma factor, with amino-acid sequence MIRTEALATARYREDDIQAFESLVRRYDKQLYNIALRMTGNSEEAKDLVQEALVRAYRSFGAFKLGTSFERWLYRIATNLFLDRLRKAGRFQVESIDDPITTPNGEIERELPDWSTNPEAVAMNNELHNKIQEALMALPPEYRMAVILADVHGFSYEEISGILKCSIGTVRSRIHRGRRILRDKLRPYLASA; translated from the coding sequence ATGATTCGCACAGAAGCGCTAGCTACCGCGCGGTACCGCGAGGATGATATCCAGGCATTCGAGAGCCTCGTGCGACGTTACGATAAACAGCTTTACAATATCGCTCTCCGGATGACTGGCAATTCCGAGGAGGCCAAGGACCTGGTCCAAGAGGCTCTGGTGCGCGCCTACAGATCCTTTGGCGCTTTCAAGCTCGGTACGTCCTTCGAAAGATGGCTATATCGAATTGCAACAAATCTATTCCTCGATAGGCTCCGTAAGGCTGGACGTTTCCAGGTGGAGTCCATCGATGATCCTATAACCACGCCGAATGGGGAAATCGAGCGTGAGTTGCCAGATTGGTCGACCAATCCCGAGGCAGTTGCCATGAATAACGAGCTTCATAACAAGATCCAGGAAGCGCTCATGGCTTTGCCTCCTGAATACAGGATGGCAGTTATACTTGCAGATGTCCATGGATTCTCCTATGAGGAGATCAGCGGCATCTTGAAATGTTCGATCGGGACCGTAAGGTCCAGAATTCATAGGGGACGCAGGATCCTCAGGGATAAGCTCCGGCCCTACCTGGCCTCGGCGTAA
- a CDS encoding HAMP domain-containing protein, translating to MINSVFIKLLKNHLAVILVTLAGLGLLLSYSFEGFYLDMKAKDFAAQASLIAHRVGPLLKSGNLDGVTNHLNESDYLVVGGKVWVVDNKGLIRTSSNRDRHLVGSRLGPREVGKVLSGHAVFHKGDFPYLKESVLSVGVPVKEKGRVIGAVFIYAPVAGVTARLGRVRGVILKASLIAVCLAMFFASTLSRHLVKRLRELNIAAFEMASGHFDRRIKAKAPDEIGDLAETFNFLMERLKASMEALRQEKDKRDYLLQSMSEGVIAIDRDARIILANPVARRLFKIEETPEEVQKVESEYPGGTPGWRRALERSLQTGERTSLEFRLDNGNVVMARVAPVTTGCGETIGSVGIFQDISERRKLEQIQRDFVANASHELKTPLTTIRGFAKMLLDKVVVSGKAQEKYLKIIVDECNRLARLTDQLLDLSKIDANRLELERRPVNAGEVVRRTVQTMASKFLEAHVALHVCTPGDAGFIMGDEERLEQVLLNLLTNALEFTPAGGEVFVETSCEPGRIILTVRDTGFGIPPEEIDRIWERFYRVHGVPSRSSSGTGLGLAIVKEIVKAHGGDVGVRSEPGKGSAFWVGLPALDMDLDHGKSL from the coding sequence ATGATTAATTCCGTCTTCATAAAGCTCCTTAAAAATCACCTGGCGGTCATCCTCGTCACCCTGGCAGGCCTCGGGCTCTTGCTGTCTTATTCTTTCGAAGGCTTCTACCTGGACATGAAGGCAAAGGATTTTGCCGCCCAGGCAAGCCTTATAGCACACAGGGTTGGGCCCCTGCTTAAAAGCGGAAACCTGGATGGGGTTACCAATCACCTCAACGAGAGCGACTATCTCGTTGTAGGTGGAAAGGTATGGGTTGTTGATAATAAGGGACTCATCCGCACAAGCTCTAACAGGGACAGGCACCTCGTAGGCTCTCGCCTCGGTCCCAGAGAGGTCGGTAAGGTGCTCTCTGGACATGCCGTCTTTCATAAAGGTGACTTCCCTTACCTTAAGGAATCTGTGCTATCCGTCGGAGTCCCGGTTAAAGAAAAAGGACGCGTGATTGGAGCGGTATTCATATACGCCCCAGTCGCAGGGGTGACTGCGCGGCTCGGACGGGTCAGGGGCGTAATTCTCAAAGCATCCCTGATTGCAGTTTGTCTAGCAATGTTCTTTGCATCTACATTGTCGCGACATCTCGTCAAGAGGCTCAGGGAGCTTAATATTGCAGCTTTCGAGATGGCCTCCGGGCATTTTGATCGAAGGATCAAGGCAAAGGCGCCAGATGAGATCGGGGACCTCGCTGAGACATTTAATTTCCTCATGGAGAGGCTCAAGGCAAGCATGGAGGCGCTCCGCCAGGAAAAGGACAAACGAGACTACCTCCTCCAGAGCATGAGCGAAGGTGTTATTGCCATCGACAGGGATGCCAGGATTATCCTGGCTAATCCAGTAGCAAGACGCCTCTTTAAAATTGAAGAAACCCCTGAGGAGGTTCAGAAGGTTGAGAGCGAATACCCTGGTGGGACCCCCGGGTGGCGCAGGGCGCTTGAGCGGAGTCTCCAAACGGGGGAACGGACCTCCCTCGAGTTCCGCCTGGATAACGGGAATGTAGTCATGGCACGAGTAGCCCCTGTGACGACCGGTTGCGGGGAGACCATAGGCTCGGTAGGCATCTTTCAGGACATAAGTGAGCGACGGAAACTTGAGCAAATCCAGCGAGATTTTGTGGCGAATGCATCTCATGAGCTCAAAACGCCGCTTACGACCATCCGGGGGTTCGCAAAGATGCTTCTCGACAAGGTGGTCGTATCGGGAAAAGCTCAGGAGAAATATCTTAAAATAATTGTGGATGAATGCAACCGCCTGGCGAGGCTCACAGATCAACTCCTCGACCTCTCGAAGATCGACGCGAATCGCCTCGAGCTCGAGAGGAGACCAGTAAACGCTGGCGAAGTCGTGAGAAGGACCGTGCAGACCATGGCATCCAAATTCCTCGAGGCCCACGTTGCCCTGCACGTTTGCACGCCCGGCGATGCCGGATTCATTATGGGTGATGAGGAAAGGCTCGAGCAGGTCCTACTAAACCTTCTCACAAATGCCCTGGAGTTTACCCCGGCGGGCGGGGAGGTATTCGTTGAGACCTCCTGCGAGCCAGGAAGGATCATTCTGACAGTGCGCGATACAGGATTCGGCATTCCCCCGGAAGAAATCGATAGGATCTGGGAGCGATTCTACCGGGTCCACGGGGTCCCCAGCCGGTCATCCTCAGGGACAGGTCTTGGACTCGCAATAGTAAAGGAAATAGTGAAGGCCCACGGCGGGGATGTAGGGGTGAGGAGCGAGCCGGGAAAGGGTTCCGCTTTCTGGGTGGGGCTCCCCGCCCTCGATATGGATCTGGATCATGGTAAAAGCCTGTAG
- a CDS encoding response regulator transcription factor, with product MIAQSRILIVDDDPYIRELLEIYLRREGFEVQSVGDGEAALSLASRAKPDLVILDIMLPGISGWDICRKLRSESNIPIILLTAKSEKLDKIKGFELGTDDYVTKPFDADELVERVKALLRRTRPPRSEENDEIVHARLYLNKAARRVEVNGRAIALSPKEFDLLWYMANNPDRVFSRNELLERVWGYDYLGGVRTVDTHIKQLRQKIEERPDAPCYLHTIWGVGYKFTVPK from the coding sequence GTGATAGCCCAATCCAGGATACTGATAGTCGATGATGATCCGTATATAAGGGAGTTGCTGGAGATCTACCTTCGGAGGGAAGGGTTTGAGGTCCAGAGCGTAGGAGATGGAGAAGCTGCCCTTTCCCTTGCGTCAAGAGCGAAACCCGATCTTGTGATACTGGATATTATGCTCCCCGGGATTTCGGGCTGGGATATCTGCCGGAAGCTGCGGAGCGAAAGCAATATCCCCATCATACTCCTTACGGCCAAAAGCGAGAAGTTGGATAAGATCAAAGGCTTTGAGCTTGGAACCGATGATTACGTCACAAAGCCCTTTGATGCAGATGAACTTGTGGAGCGCGTCAAGGCTCTTCTCAGGAGAACAAGGCCTCCCCGCTCCGAGGAGAATGATGAAATAGTTCACGCGCGCCTTTATCTCAATAAGGCCGCCCGCCGCGTAGAAGTAAATGGTCGTGCAATTGCCCTGTCCCCCAAGGAATTCGATCTCCTCTGGTATATGGCAAACAACCCGGATAGGGTCTTCTCACGGAATGAACTCCTGGAGAGGGTATGGGGGTATGATTACCTCGGAGGCGTTAGAACCGTGGATACCCATATAAAGCAACTCCGCCAGAAGATAGAAGAAAGGCCGGATGCCCCCTGCTATTTACACACCATCTGGGGGGTCGGCTATAAATTCACGGTCCCCAAGTGA
- a CDS encoding V-type ATPase subunit yields the protein MRFSINELAAPCAVARGLMGKLIGPQGVDMLARSEDLSAAFSLLERTAYGGVIGRVPRVGRVFRAVEHALRQSLIDDAINIWHFLGRSHRHMLKLIMSRYEITNMKTVFAAIEGWEDPKGLRDSLFDLGPLGRIGADDLVESASITGLAEALRGSPYGGVLTSAMERYRSEGTLFGVEVALDLYYFRRLLHAVRKLCDYDRGSLLSTLGPEIDNRNLLWVLRYKLNFALEPEEIFNYIAPGGYELNDEVLWNVAKADGVQDIASILPPGYRALVERSRRGEKLDLVRLDVLLRRRLWRRARAAITRYPFSLGMILGYLVIKRLELDEIITVLEGKRYGMTDDEMVPFLIHREMAEGSE from the coding sequence ATGCGATTTAGTATTAACGAGCTTGCGGCCCCCTGTGCTGTAGCCAGGGGGTTGATGGGAAAGCTTATCGGGCCGCAGGGTGTGGATATGCTCGCGAGAAGCGAAGACCTATCGGCTGCGTTTTCGCTTCTCGAACGAACGGCTTACGGAGGCGTGATTGGGCGGGTCCCGAGAGTTGGAAGGGTCTTCCGTGCGGTGGAGCATGCCCTGAGGCAGAGCCTGATCGATGATGCTATCAACATCTGGCATTTCCTGGGGAGATCCCACCGGCATATGCTGAAACTTATTATGTCTCGCTACGAGATTACGAATATGAAGACTGTCTTCGCCGCGATTGAGGGCTGGGAAGATCCCAAGGGCCTTCGTGATTCCCTTTTCGATCTCGGGCCCCTCGGGAGGATAGGCGCTGATGACCTAGTCGAATCGGCAAGTATTACGGGCCTTGCTGAAGCCCTGCGGGGTTCGCCTTATGGCGGCGTCCTAACTAGTGCAATGGAACGCTACCGCTCTGAAGGGACGCTCTTCGGGGTGGAGGTTGCCCTTGATCTATATTACTTCCGCAGGTTGCTCCATGCCGTTAGAAAGCTTTGCGATTACGATCGCGGATCGCTCTTGAGCACCCTCGGCCCGGAAATAGACAATAGAAACCTCCTCTGGGTGCTGCGCTACAAACTAAACTTTGCCCTCGAACCTGAGGAAATCTTTAATTATATCGCACCCGGGGGGTATGAGCTCAACGATGAAGTGCTCTGGAATGTGGCAAAGGCAGATGGTGTACAGGATATCGCTTCTATTCTCCCGCCAGGCTACAGGGCTTTAGTGGAACGTTCCCGCCGGGGCGAGAAGCTCGATCTCGTTCGACTCGATGTTCTTTTGAGGCGGCGCCTGTGGCGGAGGGCTCGGGCGGCGATAACGCGGTACCCATTCTCCTTGGGTATGATTTTGGGATACCTTGTGATTAAGCGCCTTGAGCTGGATGAGATCATCACCGTGCTGGAAGGTAAGCGCTATGGTATGACAGATGACGAGATGGTTCCCTTTCTTATTCACCGTGAGATGGCGGAGGGCTCTGAGTAG
- a CDS encoding ATPase → MRGGIKGRQRLFAVIMMCGTVALFAVTLFIAKNILLPGRALAAGGGVGASTSGLGLIGAALATGLSTLGAGYAVGVAGAAALGAISERPESFGRALIIVGLAEGIAIYGLIISIMILSRI, encoded by the coding sequence ATGAGAGGTGGCATAAAGGGGAGGCAAAGGCTTTTCGCGGTCATTATGATGTGCGGTACAGTAGCGCTTTTCGCGGTGACCCTTTTCATAGCCAAGAACATTCTTCTCCCCGGGCGCGCCCTTGCGGCCGGCGGAGGGGTGGGAGCCTCTACATCAGGGCTTGGCCTCATCGGGGCAGCACTTGCTACAGGTCTTTCCACGCTGGGCGCAGGCTATGCCGTGGGTGTGGCGGGCGCTGCAGCGCTTGGGGCTATAAGCGAGCGTCCGGAGTCCTTTGGCCGGGCCCTCATCATTGTTGGGCTTGCTGAAGGAATCGCCATATATGGGTTGATAATTTCGATTATGATCCTCTCGCGGATATAG
- a CDS encoding V-type ATP synthase subunit F gives MRIIVIGDRDTVTGFRLAGVEGRHVNTIEEADSAMDEALRAPDTGVILITKQWAAKMRERIESSHKKLMPVIMEIPDRHGPINDNDEDLSCKVRRILGI, from the coding sequence ATGAGGATTATTGTGATAGGCGATAGGGATACCGTCACGGGTTTTCGCCTCGCCGGGGTCGAGGGGCGGCATGTGAATACTATTGAAGAGGCTGACTCTGCCATGGATGAAGCCCTGCGAGCTCCGGACACGGGCGTTATCCTCATTACGAAACAATGGGCCGCGAAGATGCGGGAGCGGATAGAATCCAGCCATAAGAAGCTTATGCCGGTTATAATGGAGATACCTGACAGGCATGGCCCTATCAATGACAATGACGAGGACCTCTCATGTAAGGTACGCAGGATTCTTGGGATTTGA
- a CDS encoding V-type ATP synthase subunit A, translated as MGTISRVSGPIVAAKGVTDARMLELVRVGPQRLMGEIIRLEGNTAIIQVYENTEGLRPGLEIFGTGELLSVELGPGLVGQIFDGVERPLQLIRGQYGAFVTRGIDVPSLPPEKKWPVAILVREGDEVSGGTVIATVQETSSIEHRIMIPPGVAGRVIFATGDGEYPINDSIVRVDTGSTRVDISLMTRWPVRKKRPYLERRNPANPLLTGQRVIDSFFPLAKGGVAAIPGGFGTGKTSMQHQLAKWSDADLIIYIGCGERGNEMTEVLTDFPRLIDPRTGKSLMERTILIANTSNMPVAAREASIYTGITIAEYFRDMGYHVAVMADSTSRWAEALREISGRLEEMPAEEGFPSYLASRLAEFYERGGLVTTLSGRAGSVSIIGAVSPPGGDFSEPVTQHTKRFVRCFWALDKELANARHYPAINWLESYSEYLDELVWDHDQGTTTGDGGSSWRKRRDQAMRLLQDEDRLQQIARLVGPDALPDDQRLVLRVALMLKEGFLQQNALDDVDSFCSRERQARMLDIILHFYERARELLGDGIPLIKITEFRTIPRIMRMKSEIGNDQLEKIDELQKEMDGEFDNLLEEYRQ; from the coding sequence ATAGGGACGATAAGCAGGGTGAGCGGTCCTATTGTTGCCGCGAAGGGTGTGACGGACGCGCGGATGCTCGAGCTCGTCCGGGTGGGACCGCAGCGCCTTATGGGAGAGATCATACGCCTGGAAGGGAACACCGCCATCATCCAGGTTTATGAGAATACAGAAGGCCTTAGGCCAGGGCTCGAGATTTTCGGGACAGGAGAGTTGCTCTCGGTCGAGCTTGGTCCTGGGCTAGTAGGGCAGATCTTTGACGGCGTCGAGCGGCCCCTCCAGCTCATCCGCGGGCAATATGGCGCATTTGTGACGCGAGGGATTGACGTTCCCTCGCTGCCCCCGGAGAAGAAATGGCCCGTTGCCATCTTAGTCAGGGAGGGGGATGAGGTATCCGGGGGGACTGTAATAGCAACCGTTCAGGAGACTTCTTCTATTGAGCATCGCATTATGATACCCCCGGGAGTGGCTGGCCGGGTGATATTTGCTACGGGTGACGGTGAGTACCCTATAAATGATTCAATCGTAAGGGTTGACACCGGTTCAACCAGGGTTGACATCTCTCTTATGACTCGCTGGCCGGTTCGTAAGAAGCGCCCATACCTCGAAAGGCGTAATCCCGCCAACCCCCTTCTAACCGGCCAGCGGGTCATAGATAGTTTCTTTCCGCTTGCGAAGGGCGGGGTTGCCGCAATCCCCGGAGGGTTCGGGACTGGAAAGACTAGCATGCAGCACCAGCTGGCGAAGTGGTCTGACGCAGACCTCATTATTTATATCGGCTGTGGGGAACGGGGCAATGAAATGACGGAGGTGCTTACAGACTTCCCCAGGCTCATCGATCCCCGGACCGGCAAATCCCTGATGGAGCGGACCATACTGATCGCAAATACGTCAAACATGCCTGTAGCCGCCCGAGAGGCAAGTATATATACGGGTATAACGATTGCGGAATACTTCAGGGATATGGGCTACCACGTAGCTGTCATGGCGGATTCCACATCAAGGTGGGCCGAGGCATTGCGCGAGATCTCGGGAAGGCTCGAGGAGATGCCTGCTGAGGAGGGTTTTCCATCTTATCTCGCTTCGCGCCTTGCCGAGTTCTATGAGCGCGGGGGGCTCGTTACGACCCTTTCGGGTAGGGCCGGCTCTGTAAGCATCATAGGGGCGGTCTCGCCGCCGGGAGGGGACTTCTCTGAGCCGGTAACCCAGCACACGAAGAGGTTTGTAAGATGTTTCTGGGCCCTCGACAAGGAGCTGGCCAATGCTCGTCATTACCCGGCGATCAACTGGTTAGAGAGTTATAGCGAATACCTGGATGAACTCGTGTGGGACCACGACCAGGGCACTACTACAGGGGACGGGGGCTCGTCCTGGCGCAAGCGACGCGACCAGGCCATGCGGCTACTCCAGGACGAAGACAGGCTCCAGCAAATCGCCCGTCTTGTAGGCCCGGATGCACTTCCCGATGATCAGAGGCTCGTTTTGAGGGTGGCCCTCATGCTCAAAGAGGGGTTCCTCCAGCAAAACGCCCTCGATGATGTGGATAGCTTCTGCTCGAGGGAGAGGCAGGCCAGGATGCTTGATATCATACTCCATTTCTATGAGAGGGCACGCGAACTCCTGGGGGATGGCATTCCCCTCATCAAGATAACGGAATTTCGCACAATTCCCAGGATTATGCGGATGAAATCTGAAATTGGAAATGACCAGTTGGAGAAGATTGATGAGCTGCAAAAGGAAATGGATGGGGAGTTTGACAACCTCCTGGAGGAATACCGGCAGTAG
- a CDS encoding V-type ATP synthase subunit B, whose product MIGEREYLGVSKLFGPILVVERVLGVGQDEMVEIIEPGGENRLGRVLEVMEKAAVVQVFEGTSGLIPGNTRVRFTGYPLRIPVSRDMLGRVFDYLARPLDGGPPPIARDLRDVDGSAINPTAREYPRDYIQTGISAIDGMNTLVRGQKLPVFSGSGLPHDALVAQITRQARVKDESGEFAIVFAAMGVKHDTAEFFRRSLEESGALRNTAMFLNLADDPPIERLVTPRSALTLAEFLAFEEGMHVLVVLTDMTNYAEALREISSVRGELPSRKGYPGYLYSDLASIYERAGRIAGRPGSITQLPVLTMPNDDINHPVPDLTGYITEGQIVLGRELHNKGIYPPIDVLPSLSRLMKDGIGEGLTREDHPNVASQLYAAYSHVKSTRALASVIGEEELSEVDRAYLKFGEDFERRFLGQGHDENREMEATLSLAWEMLSELPREELHRVSKEQITRYLGDS is encoded by the coding sequence ATGATAGGAGAGAGGGAATATCTTGGGGTTTCCAAGCTCTTCGGCCCGATCCTGGTTGTGGAGAGGGTTCTGGGCGTGGGGCAGGACGAGATGGTAGAGATTATAGAGCCTGGCGGGGAAAACCGGCTCGGCAGGGTCCTCGAGGTGATGGAGAAGGCCGCCGTTGTGCAGGTATTTGAGGGGACATCCGGCCTCATTCCCGGGAATACGCGCGTCAGGTTCACGGGCTATCCGCTCCGCATACCTGTCTCAAGAGATATGCTTGGAAGGGTATTTGATTATCTGGCGCGGCCCCTCGACGGCGGGCCTCCTCCGATTGCCCGGGACTTGCGCGATGTAGATGGGTCGGCCATCAATCCCACAGCCCGTGAATACCCCCGTGACTATATCCAGACCGGGATTTCCGCTATCGACGGCATGAATACCCTGGTAAGGGGCCAGAAGCTTCCGGTATTCTCTGGGTCAGGACTACCTCATGATGCACTTGTGGCTCAGATTACGCGGCAGGCCAGGGTTAAGGATGAAAGCGGGGAATTTGCCATCGTATTTGCGGCGATGGGCGTCAAGCATGATACCGCGGAGTTTTTCCGGAGAAGCCTCGAAGAGAGCGGCGCCCTGCGAAACACTGCGATGTTTTTAAACCTCGCGGATGATCCCCCGATCGAGCGCCTAGTAACGCCCAGATCGGCTCTTACCCTGGCGGAATTTCTTGCATTTGAGGAAGGTATGCATGTGCTCGTAGTCCTAACGGACATGACAAATTACGCCGAGGCTCTGAGGGAAATATCCAGCGTGCGCGGCGAGCTTCCGAGCAGGAAGGGCTATCCCGGCTATCTTTACAGCGATCTTGCATCAATATATGAGCGGGCCGGGAGGATCGCCGGCAGGCCGGGCTCCATCACGCAGCTCCCGGTTTTGACCATGCCTAACGATGACATTAACCACCCTGTGCCGGATCTGACAGGGTATATAACAGAAGGGCAGATTGTATTGGGGCGTGAACTTCACAATAAGGGGATATATCCTCCGATAGATGTGTTGCCATCCCTTTCTCGTTTGATGAAGGATGGGATAGGGGAGGGGCTCACGAGGGAGGATCATCCAAATGTGGCAAGTCAACTCTATGCGGCTTATTCTCATGTAAAGTCCACACGGGCGCTAGCTTCAGTAATAGGAGAAGAAGAGCTATCAGAGGTTGACCGGGCCTACCTCAAATTCGGGGAGGACTTTGAGAGGAGATTCCTTGGGCAGGGTCATGATGAGAATCGCGAGATGGAGGCGACCTTAAGTCTTGCGTGGGAGATGCTCAGTGAGCTACCCCGGGAGGAACTACACCGTGTAAGCAAGGAGCAGATCACGAGATACCTCGGGGACTCCTGA